TTCGTGGAGGCCGTGCGCCCCTACGCCGAGGCCGGCTTCGAGGAGATCGCCCTGGTGCAGATCGGCGGCGACTCGCAGCCGGAGTTCCTCGACTGGTCGGCGAAGACCCTGCTGCCCGCCCTGCGGGAGGCGCTCGGCTGACCCGCGAGGCCCTACCGCTACCCGAACCCGCGAAATTCAGTCGGCCGGGTGAGCATTGCTGGCGGGAAAGGGGTACTAGAGGGCTCTATGCCGATCGTCTCGGAGGCCCTCGCGTGAACCCGTTCGTGCACAGAACACTGGTGGTACAGCTCCAGGCGGGCGGTACCGGCCGGTGTCCGGTGCTCGCCCACCTGAGTTACGACGCCGACGACCCGTTCGCCGTCACCGTCGTGTTCGGTCACGACGGCCATGTGCTGGCCCGCTGGCGGCTGGACCGGGAGATGCTCGCCGACGGCCTGGTCAAGAGCGTCGGCGTCGGGGACGTGCGGCTCCGCCCGGTCGACACCGGCATGTCGCGCGATTCGCGCGAGCTGCGGATGGAGTTCCTCGGGGACGCCCGGCCCGACGGCGGGCGGCACCACGCGGTGGTGTTCGCCTGGGCGCCCACCGTCGCCGCGTTCCTGCGCGAGACGCACCGGGTGGTGGCGCCCGGGCAGGAGGAGGTCCCGGTCGACGAACTGCTCGCGGACATCCTCAGCGGGGCTGAGTAGCGGTACTCATGCCCGGGCCCGCCGGCCGGCACCACGATGGGGTTCCTTCGACGCCGAGGCCAAGGAGCCCCGCCATGACCGCAGTGCACTCCCTCGCACCCTCCGTGCCGCGCCGCGTGCCGCCCGCCGTGTTCGCGGGCGTGGCCGCCGTGGGCCTCGCCGTGTCGGCGTGGGACGTGCGCGACCGCACCACCTGGTTCCTGGAGACGTTCTGGGCCCTGGCCGGGCTGCCCCTGGTGGTGCTGCTCTGGCGGCGCTTCCCGCTCACCGGGCTGCTGTGCGGCCTGCTGGCCGCCCACACCCTGGTGCTCGCGGTCGGCGGTCACTACACGTACGCGCAGGTGCCGGCGGGCGACTGGGTGCGGGACGCCTTCGGGCTGTCGCGCAACCCTTACGACCGGTTCGGGCACCTGATGCAGGGCTTCGTCCCGGCCGTCCTGGTGCGCGAACTGCTCACCCGTACCTCGCCGCTGCGCGGCAGCCGCTGGCTGGCGCCTCTCACCGTGTGCGCCTGCCTCGCCTTCAGCGCCTTCTTCGAGCTGCTGGAATGGGCGGCCGCCGAGATCGGCGGGCACGGCGCGGACGCCTTCCTCGCCACCCAGGGGGACGTGTGGGACACGCAGTGGGACATGTTCTGCGCCCTGATCGGCGCGGTGCTGTCGCTGCTGGTGCTCAGCAGGGTGCACGACCGTCAGCTCGCGGCCCTGGAGGCCCGCGCCGCCGCCTAGGGCGTCGTGTCCGCCGCTACTTGTGCGGCTCGGCCGGCCGGTCCGGCCGGCCGGACGTCTCGTGCGGCCCGCTGGTGTGCTGCCGGCGTGCCCACAGGGGAAGGGCGTACCAGCACAGCAGGTACCAGGTGACCACCCCCGCGACCAGCCAGGGCACGTAGGGGTCGTGCGTGGCCACCCGCAGGACGAGCAGCAGGGACGAGGTCATGGTGGCGAGCAGCAGGAGCAGCCCGACGAACGTCATACGGGAGGCCAGCCGCACCGCCTGCGGCTTGACCCGGCGGCCCGCGACCAGACGATGCAGGGAGACCGGGCCGATGAGGGCGCCGGTCGCGCAGGCGCCCAGCACGACGGTCACGATGTAGATGACCTGGTCGAGGTGGGCGAGGGTGGCGTACTTCGCCTGGAAGACGACGGTGAGCAGGAACCCGAAGAGGATCTGGACGCCGGTCTGGGCCACCCGGACCTCCTGGATCAGCTCGGCCCACATCCGGTCGGCCCGCTCCTCCTCCGTCTCGTCGCGCCCCGTGCGCCGTCCCTCCTGCGTCATGCGGTGCGTGTAACCGTCGGGGCGTTCGTTCAAACGGTTGGTGCTCCGGGCGTCACCAGCGGTGCTCGACCTGCTCCTTGATCCGCCGCTCGTACAGGTCGCGGATCGCGGTGAAGGTCTCCTCGGGCAGCGGCGGCAGCTTGGCGGCGGCCGCGTTGGCGCGGGCCTGGTCCTGGTTGCGGGCGCCGGGGATCACCGTGGTGACTCCGGGCTGCTCGATGATCCAGCGCAGCGCGAGCTGGGCCGGGGTGAACCCCTCGGGGGTGAGCGCGGCGAACTCGGCCGCGGCCTCGACGCCGGTCGCGTAGTCGACCCCGGAGAAGGTCTCGCCCTGGTCGAACGCCTCGCCGTGCCGGTTGTAGGTGCGGTGGTCGTCAGCGGCGAAGACGGTGTCCTTGGTGTACTTGCCCGACAGCAGGCCGGACGCGAGCGGCACGCGCGCGATGACGCCGACGCCCGCCTCACGGGCCGCCGGGAGCACCTCGTACAGGGGCTTCATGCGGAACGGGTTGAGGATGATCTGCACGCTCGCCACGTTCGGGCGGGCGATCGCGCTGAGCGCCTCGGCGCAGGTCTCCACGCTCACGCCGTACGCGGCGACGCGCTGCTCCTCGACCAGGGTGTCGAGGGCGTCGAACACCTCGTCGGAGGAGTACACGGGGGTCGGCGGGCAGTGCAGTTGCACCAGGTCGATGCGGTCGACGCCGAGGTTGCGGCGGGACCGGTCGTTCCAGGCACGGAAGTTGTCCAGGACGTAGTTGGCGGGGATCTGCTCCACCCGGCGGCCCATCTTGGTGGCCACCAGGACGTGCAGGTCGGGCCTGCTGCTCAGGAACGTGGAGATGGTCGACTCGCTGCGCCCGTCGCCGTACACGTCGGCCGTGTCGAAGAAGGTCACGCCCGCCTCGGCCGCCGCCTCCAGGACCTTCTCGGCCTCCTTGTCGTCCACGTCGCCCCAGTCGGCGCCCAGCTGCCATGTGCCGAGGCCGACGACCGATGCCCACTGACCCGACCTGCCGATTACGCGTTCGTCCATGGCGCCAGTGTGTCATCAGGGCGCGTGTGCCGCGGAACGGGGCGCTCCGCCGGGCCGCCGGTGCGTCGCCCGGTCGGCCGGGTGCCCGGCGCCGGGTCCGGGTCCGGCGGCACGGGTGGGCGCGGTGGGTCAGGCGGGGCGGGACGGACCGGAGGCCCGGTGTGCGTCCGGTCCGGGCGTCAAGTGCGCCTGTACGAGGGGGCCGTAGCGGTCCGCGATGGCGTCGGTGCCGGTCTCGCGCAGGTGCGGCCCGCGCGCGATGCCGTACATGACACCGAGGCCGAGGAGCGCGGCGACGGCGAGTTCGGCGCGCAGGCCCGCGTCGGGGCCGGGGAGCCGGCCGGCGAGGCGTTCGGTCACCTGGGCGCGGAAGTTGGCCCGCAGGACGTCGCCGTGGTCGCCGTGCAGGGGGGCGAAGGCGATGCGCAGCAGCGGGTCGGCTCCGCGCTCGCGCTGGCTGGCCAGCACATGGCGGACCATGTGCCGGCCCAGCTCCTCCAGGGGTGCGTCGAGCAGGTCGTCGGCGTCGGTGTCGAAGGACATCACGCGGGCGAAGAGGGTGTCCTTGTTTCCGAAGTACTTCAGGATCAACGGCGGGCTGACACCGGCCCGTTCGGCGACGGCGCGCAGCGTGATGTCGGCGTGGGCGTGCCGGGCCAGCAGGTACCGGGCCGCCTTCAGGATGGCGGCCTTGGTGGCCTCCGCGTCGCGGCGGCCCGTGGCGGCCGGCGCGGGACCGGACGGAGTGCTCACGGCACTCACGCTCCCTCCATCGCCCCGTCGCGCGCGCCCCGGGTGGCGCCCCGGGCCGGCCGGGTGTCGTCGGAGGGACGGTCGCCGGGGATCGACAGGGCCGCGGCGCAGGCGGCCAGGGCGACCGCGCCGGCCATCGCGAACGCCAGCAGGTAGCCGTGCAGCGTGGGCACGGCGAGGCCGCCGAGCGGGCTGCTGTGGTGCACGAGGACGGCGGCGACGGCGGCGCTGGAGGTCGCCTGGCCGATGGTGCGCATCAGGACGTTGACCCCGTTGGCGGAGGCCGTCTGGCCGGCCGGGACGGCGCGAAGGATCAGAGTGGGCAGCGCCGAGTAGGCGAGGGTGGTGCCGGTGGCGACCACGGTGGCACCCAGGATGATCATCCACAGGTCGCGGCTGTCGGCGATGCGCAGCGCGTAGCCGCAGGCGATGACGGCGGCCCCGAGCGCGAGGGTGATACGGGGACCGCGGGCCGCCGAGATGCGGGCGGACAGCGGCGAGAAGAGCAGCATGGTGACGCCGCCGGGCAGCAGGCACAGGCCGGTGGCGACGATCGAGAGCCCGAGGCCGTAGCCGGTCGCCTTGGGCGCCTGGACGAGCTGGGCGGTCACGAGCGAGTTGGCGTAGAAGGCGAACCCGGTGAGCAGGGCGGCCACATGGGACAGGCCGACCCGGGGCCGGCTGACCAGGCGCAGGTCGACGAGCGGGCGCGGGGTGCGCAGTTGCTGCCACCACCACAGGGCGAGGACGGTGACGGCCGTGGCGAACAGGCCGAGGACCCGCGGGCTGCCCCAGCCCCAGGTGCCGCCCTGCGAGACGGCGAGCAGCAGGCAGGTGAGACCGGCGGCGATGCCGAGGGCGCCGAGCACGTCGAAGCGGCCCGGTTCACGTACGGGCGACTCCTTGACCGCCCACCAGGTGGCCGTCACGCCGGCCGCTCCGAGGGCGCTGGTCAGCCAGAACATGGTGTGCCAGTCGGCGTACTGGATGACGAGCGCGGCGAGCGGCAGGCCGAGGGCGGCGCCGATGCCGACCGTGGAGCTCATCAGGGCCACCGCCGAACCCCGTCGCTCCGGGGGGAGTTCGTCGCGCAGGATGCTGATCGACAGCGGGACGACGGAGGCGGCGGCCCCCTGCAGCGCGCGGGCGGCGATCAGTACGGCGATGTCGGAGGAGAGCGCGCACATGACCGAGCCCGCGGTCATCAGCACGAGGGCGGCCGTGAGGACCCGGCGCTTGCCGTACATGTCGCCGGCCCGGCCGAGCACCGGGGTGAGCACCGCGCCGGAGAGCAGGGTCGCCGTGACCATCCAGGAGACCGTCGCCGCGGAGGCCCCGGTGAGCCGGGGCAGGTCGGGCAGGAGCGGGACGACCACGGTCTGCATGACCGCCATGAGGATGCCGCCCGACGCCAGCACCGGAATGGTGAGGCGGTCCCGCAGCGGGGGCGCCCCGGGGGTGGTGCCGGACGGCGGTGGTATCGGGGCGGGATCCTGGTCCATCGACGCTCCTGCGGGCAGCACGGAATACAGGTGAATGACCATTCACCTTATCCAGTGAATGACCATTCACCAAGGCGGCCGGGGGCGGACGGGGGATCCGGTGCTAGTCCCGGTCGCCCGCCGACCGGGACTGCAGGGCGCGGGCCACCCGGGGACCGAGCCGGCGCTTGAGGGTGCGCAGGGCGTCGACCCGGCCGGCGGCCTTGTCGAGGCCGTAGTAGAGCTGGGGCGGGACGTACGGCAGCAGGGGCGAGTGGCGCTGGCCGAGCAGCGCGAACATACGGTGCGGCGGCAGGCCGATGTAGCGGGGCAGGTCCTCGTACCAGCGGGCGCTGTGGCGGGCCGCGCTCTGCGCGCCGAGCAGTTCGGACCGGCGGCGGCGCTCGTAGCCGGCCAGCGCGTCGGGCAGGGCGGTGTGCTCGCGCAGGGCGGCGGCCAGACCCATGGCGTCCTCCAGGGCGAGGGTGGTGCCGGCGCCGATGGAGTAGTGGGTCGTGTGGGCCGCGTCGCCGAGCAGGACGAGGTTGCCGCGGTGCCAGGTGCGGTTGGTGAGGGTGCGGAACCGCGGCCAGGGCAGGGGGCCGCCGGCCGGGGAGCGGCCGGTGAGCGGGTGGCCGTCGAGGATCCCGGCGAAGAGTCTCGCCAGCAGGGCGAGCGCCTCGCCCTCGTGCGCGCGGTCCAGGCCGAGGCCGGTGAGGGTTCGCGGGGAGCACTCCACCACGCAGGTGCTCCGCCCGTCGCCGCAGGCGTAGCCGTAGGCCCAGATCCATCCGTGACCGGTCTCGGTGAAGGCGAAGGTGAAGGCGTCGAAGACCTTGTCGGTGCCGAGCCAGGCGTAGTGGTTGCGGCCCTCCTGGAACCGGGCGCCGAAGTGGTCGGCGTACCGGGTGCGCAGAGCGCTGTGGACGCCGTCGGCCGCCACGACGAGGTCGGCCTCCGGCAGGTCGTCGGGCGTGACCTCGGACCCGAACTCGAGGCGCACGCCGAGCGAGCGGGCGCGGTCGGCGAGGATCGCGAGGAGGCGGTGGCGGCTGATGCCGTGGCCCTCGTCGCCGGGCTGCCGGGTGATCTGGCCGCGCACATGGGCCACGCCCTGGTCCCAGTGCACCGAGTGCTCCGCGACGGCGCGGGCGGAGTCGGGGTCGTGGCGGTGCAGCCGGTCGAGCAGGGTGCGCCAGTAGGTCACGCCCCAGCCGTGGGCCGAGCCCTCGGGGTCGCGTTCGTGGACGGTGACGTCGTGGGCGGGGTTCTGCCGCTTGAGCAGGATGGCGAGGTACAGGCCCGCCGGGCCTCCCCCGACACAGACGACCTTCACTTCGCACCCCTTCTGGTCACCGAACGTGCCCGGACGGGACCGCACCGTAGCAGGGGACGCGGGGGCGGCGCGGGACTCCGGGAACGCGTCAGTCTTCCGTGGTGACCGGTGCCACTCGGGCGGGCCTCCCAGGAGAAGGATCACCGGAACGGGGCGCGCGCCGGCAAGGAATTCCCTGTTCCGCGGCGGACGGCACCCCCGCGCGAGCAAGATCATCTTGGTTCAACCTTGCACGGCATGTGGGTAATTGTCCGGATCGCAGCCAACCGGTTAGGGGTGATTTCCCCCCGTCCCGGGCGGCCCGGTAGGCATGCGGGGTCACCACTCGAACACCTTTCCCGGAGGACCCGCATGCCCGAACTCACCCGCCGCCGCGCGCTGACCACGGCGGCCGCGCTCGCCGCCACGGCGGGCGCCGCCGGCCTCGTCGCGCCCGCCGCGTCGGCCGCCCCGGCCACCGGACACCAGCACGGCTCACCGGAGTCCTTCGACGAGGTCTACAAGGGCCGCCGGATACAGGGCCGCCCCTCGGGCATGGGGAGTCACCACCACGAACACGGGGGCGGCTGGTCCGTGTTCGTGGACGGGGTGGAACTGCACGTGATGCGCAACGCCGACGGCAGCTGGATCAGCGTCGTCAGCCACTACGACCCGGTGCCCACCCCGCGGGCCGCCGCCCGGGCCGCGGTGGACGAGCTGCAGGGCGCCCCGCTGCTGCCCTTCCCCGCCAACTGACCGCCCCAGACCAGGACTTCCGGAGCACCACGCACATGACCGTACGCAAGAACCAGGCCGCCCTGACCGCCGACGAGAAGCGCCGGTTCGTGAACGCCGTCCTCGAACTCAAGCGCAACGGACGCTACGACGAGTTCGTCCGCACGCACAACGCCTTCATCATGGCCGACACCGACACCGGCGAGCGGACCGGCCACCGCTCCCCGTCCTTCCTGCCCTGGCACCGCAGGTTCCTGCTCGACTTCGAGGGGGCGCTGCAGTCGGTGGACTCCTCGGTGGCGCTGCCCTACTGGGACTGGAGCACCGACCGCACGGTGCGCGCCGCGCTGTGGGCGCCGGACTTCCTCGGCGGCACCGGACGCGCCACCGACGGCCGGGTGATGGACGGCCCGTTCGCCGCCTCCGCGGGCAACTGGCCGATGAACATACGCGTCGACGGACGTACGTTCCTGCGCCGTGCCCTGGGCGTGGGGGTGCGCGAGCTGCCCACGCGCGCCGAGGTGGAGTCGGTGCTGGCGATCTCCGCGTACGACGCGGCGCCGTACAACAGCTCCTCCGACGGGTTCCGCAACAACCTGGAGGGCTGGCGCGGGGTCAACCTGCACAACCGCGTCCACGTGTGGGTCGGCGGGCAGATGGGCACCGGGGTCTCCCCCAACGACCCGGTGTTCTGGCTGCACCACGCCTACGTCGACAAGCTGTGGGCCGAGTGGCAGCGCCGGCACCCGGACTCCGGCTACGTGCCGGGCGGCGGGACGCCGGACGTCGTCGACCTCGACGAGACGATGAAGCCGTGGAACGACGTGCGGCCGGCGGACCTGCTGGACCACACCAAGTTCTACACGTTCGACGCCTGACGGGACATCGGCCGGTCCCCGGTCAGGCGTCCGCCGTACGGCACTCCGGGTGGCCCCAGCCCTCGGCGTTCTTGGCGATGGACTCACCGGCGGCGTAGGAGCGGCCGCACAGGCAGCGGCCCGGGAACTTCGCCTTGATGGTGCGCGAGGACGCTCCGCCGCCGGTGCGGCGGGGCGCCTTCTTCCGCGCGGGCGCCGCCTTGGGGGTGCCGGGCGAGGCCGGCGGCTCCGGCGAGCCGAGCGCGCTGCCCGCCGCCTCCTGCGCCGAGGCCGCCTGGCTGGCCGCGCGGTCGGCGAAGTCGTTCAGCGGATCGCCGTCGACCTGGTGGGCGGGGACGTAGCGGAAGTCGACGGAGCGGCCCTCCAGCAGCGCGTCGATGCGGACCACCAGGTCCTGGTTGGCGACCGGCTTGCCGGCGGACGTCTTCCAGCCGTTGCGCTTCCAGCCCGGCAGCCAGGTGGTGACGGCCTTCATCGCGTACTGGGAGTCCATCCGGACCTCCAGCGGCACGTCCGGCTCGACGGCGGTCAGCAGCCGCTCCAGCGCGGTGAGTTCGGCGACGTTGTTCGTGGCCCGGCCGAGCGGGCCCGACTCCCAGCGGGCGGGGGCCCGCTCGTCGTCCGAGACCACCCACGCCCATCCGGCCGGTCCGGGGTTTCCCTTCGAAGCCCCGTCGCACGCGGCCACCACACGTTCACGCATGCGCCCGATCATGCCATGACCGCACCGGTGACCGGTGCCGCCGGGGGTCGGCCGGCCGGCGCCCGCGCCGCCGCTGCGGGACCGCGGGGCGGCTCAGGCGTCCGCGGTCCTCGGCATCTCCCCCTCGGTGGTGGTGACGTCGATCACCGAGAGGTTCGCCCCCTGCGGGTCGGTCAGTGCCGCGAACCGGCCGAAGGGGCTGGTCATGGGCCCGAAGCGGAGCACGGCGCCGAGCTTGACCGCCCGCGCCACGGCCTCGTCGCAGTCCTCGACGGTGAAGTAGACGTTGACGTACGACGGCACCTCGGGCGGGAACTCGTCGGTCATCCGCATCCGGCCGAGGACGGTCTCCTCGCCCACGTCGAACATACGGAAGTCGACCGCGTCGTCCTCGATCCGCTTCGCCCGGTAGGGGAAGACCGCGGTCAGGAAGGCGTCGGTCCGCTCGGGTTCCCGGGTGAAGACCTCGGCCCAGCAGTAGGCGCCCGGCACGCCCTTGGCCTCGAAGCCCTCGTGGACCCCGCCCTGCCAGACGCCGAACACGGCTCCGCCGGGCTCCCGGGCCAGGCACATGGTGCCGAAGTCGCCGACCCGCATCGGCTCCATCAGCACCTCGCCGCCGTTCTCCCGGATCCTCGTCGCCGTCGCGGCGGCGTCCGGCGAGGCGAAGTACAGGCACCACTGCGAGTGCCCCTCCTGCCCCGACATGGGCGGCACGACCGCCGCCACCGCCTTGCCGTCCGCGTAGGCCTGCGTGTAGTTGCCGTACTCCGGCGTCGACTCGCCGAAGGTCCACCCGAGGACGTCGCCGTAGAACGCCTTGGCGCCGTCGAGGTCGCCGAACATCGCGTCGGCCCAGCAGGGCGTTCCCTCAGGTTGCACGGCCATGGTCGGGCCCTCCCGGTCGAATGGTGCGTCCCGGTACATCACGCTAACCACCCCGCGCCCCGCCCGCGCGCCGAGCCGTCCGGTGCCGAAACCCCGGATCACCGGGGGCGCGGTGGTGATCCACCGGCGCGCGATCTTCCCCACCACCGCGGCGCGCTCTCGCTGCCGGGTTTGCACCCCGCAATGATCAAAACCGCCCCTTTCACGCGGTACCGGCAGATCACGCGTCCTGTTTGGCTGGTCCGAGCGCACCAGCACCCCGCGCACCACCGAACGATCCGCATCACCCGTGTTCGCCTCTCCGCAGGAGGGAATGTGTCCACTCCGGACATCGCCACCGGCACCGCAGTCGACGAGCCCGCCCCCGGGCCCGCGGCCGACGGGCAGCTCACCAGTCTGAGCACCCACGCGGCCCGCAGGCTCACCACGACCACCAAGACCGAACCGCAGATGCAGGCCATCACCTCGCGATGGCTGCTGAAGTCACTGCCGTGGGTGGACGTCAAGGGCGGCGCCTACCGGGTCAACCGGCGTCTGCAACTGCGCACCGGCCGCGGCCGCGTCCACTTCGAGCAGAACGGCGCGGACGACATCCGGGTGATCCCGCAGACGCTCACCGAACTGCCGGTCCTGCGCGGCTATCCCGACGCCGACGTGCTGCGGGAGCTCGCCGGCCGGTTCCGGCCCCGCGAGGTGCGCGCCGGTCAGGTGCTGTTCGAGGCCGGGCAGCCGGTCACCGAGACCTACCTCGTCGTGCACGGCCGGTTCACCCGCTACACCCGCGGCAAGTACGGCGACGAGGAGGTCGTCGGCGTCGTCACCGACGGCGACCAGATGGGCGACGAGGCGGCCGGCCAGTCGGACCCGCTCTGGCTGACCTCGGTGCGGGCCGAGACCGCCGGAGTGGTGCTGGCACTCCCCTGGGCCGTCGTGCGCGAGGTCACCGAACGGGCGCCGTCACTCGCCGCCCACCTCCAGGCCTATGTGGAACGGCAGCGCAGGCCGATGAACCGCAAGGGCGAGGCGGAGGTCCCGGTCCAGGCGGGTCACGTGGGCGAGCCGACGCTGCGGGGCGGCTTCGTCGACTACGAACTCAGCCCGCGCGAATACGAGTTGTCGCTGACCCAGACCGTGCTGCGGGTGCACACCCGGGTCGCCGACCTCTACAACGACCCGATGGACCAGACCGCCCAGCAACTCCGGCTCACCGTCGAGGAGATCCGCGAGCGGCAGGAGTGGGAGCTGGTCAACAACCGGGAGTTCGGGCTGCTGCACAACGTGGACTACGGCCAGCGGATCAGCACCTGGACGGGGCCGCCGACCCCGGACGACATGGACGAACTGCTGTCCATGCGGCGCAAGACGAAGGTGTTCCTCGCCCACCCGAAGGCCATCGCGGCTTTCTTCCGCCAGTGCAACAAGCGCGGCCTGGTGCCCGGCACGGCGAGCGTCGACGGTCACGAGGTGCCCGCCTGGCGGGGGGTGCCCATCTTCCCGTGCAGCAAGATCCCGGTCGGCGAGGACCACACCAGCAGCATCATCGCGCTGCGCACCGGCGAGGCCGACCAGGGAGTCGTCGGCCTCTACCAGACCGGCATCCCCGAGGAGTACCAGCCGGGCCTGAACGTCCGCTTCATGGGCATCGACACCGCCGCGATCGTCAACTACCTCGTCACCGCCTACTACTCGCTGGCCATCCTGGTCCCCGACGCGGCGGGAATCCTGGAGAACGTCCAGATCGGCCGGACGGCCGAGTGAGGGCCGGGAGCACGCCATGAGCACACCCCCCGCGTCCTACACCCTGCCCGGACCGCCGGACATCGCCGGGAGCATGCGCCGCGAGCGGCGCACCGGGGCGATCCCCGGACTGCGCCACCGGCCGGCCGCGCCCGCCGACCCGCAGAAGGCCGCCGAGATCGATCGCCGCCTGGAGACCTGGGCCCGGGGTCTCGACCTGTTCCCCGAGGCCTGGAAGGGAGACTTCTCCGGCTTCCAGTTCGGCCGGGCGGTCGCCCTGCAGCACCCGGGCGCGCTCGACCTGGACCGCCTGACGGTCGCCGGCCAGCTGCTGCTCGCCGAGAACGTGGTCGACTCCTGCTACTGCGAGGAGGACGAGGGCCGCGGCGGCGCGCGCCGGGGCCTCGGCGGCCGGCTGGTCATGGCCCAGTCGGCGCTCGACCCGTACCACGGCATCCCGGAGCTGGAGGAGGAGTGGCGCCAGGGCATGCGGGCCGACGGTCCGCTGCGCTCGTACCACTTCGCCCTCACCGACTACGCGGCGTTCGCCACGCCCAGCCAGACCACCCGGTTCGTGCACGACATCGCCCGGCTCCACCTGGGCTACCTGGCCGAGGCCGCCTGGGCCGAGACCCGGTACGTGCCCCGGGTGTGGGAGTACCTGGTCATGCGGCAGTTCAACAACTTCCGCCCCTGCCTGTCGATCGTCGACGCGGTGGACGGCTACGAACTGCCCGAGCAGCTCTACGCCCGCCCCGAGGTCCAGCGGATCACCGCTCTGGCCTGCAACGCGACCACGATCGTCAACGACCTGTACTCCTTCACCAAGGAGCTGGCGAGCGATCCCGACCATCTCAACCTGCCGCAGGTCGTCGCCGCCAACGAGCGGTGCGGGCTGAAGGCCGCCTATCTGCGGTCCGTCGAGATCCACAACCGGATCATGGACGCCTTCGAGGAGGAGTCGGCCCTCCTCTCCGCCGGCTCGCCCCTCGTGGAGCGCTACGCCCAGGGGCTCGCCGCCTGGGTGTCCGGCAACCACGAGTGGCACGCCACCAACACCCACCGCTACCACCTGCCCGACTACTGGTGA
Above is a genomic segment from Streptomyces collinus Tu 365 containing:
- a CDS encoding family 2B encapsulin nanocompartment shell protein gives rise to the protein MSTPDIATGTAVDEPAPGPAADGQLTSLSTHAARRLTTTTKTEPQMQAITSRWLLKSLPWVDVKGGAYRVNRRLQLRTGRGRVHFEQNGADDIRVIPQTLTELPVLRGYPDADVLRELAGRFRPREVRAGQVLFEAGQPVTETYLVVHGRFTRYTRGKYGDEEVVGVVTDGDQMGDEAAGQSDPLWLTSVRAETAGVVLALPWAVVREVTERAPSLAAHLQAYVERQRRPMNRKGEAEVPVQAGHVGEPTLRGGFVDYELSPREYELSLTQTVLRVHTRVADLYNDPMDQTAQQLRLTVEEIRERQEWELVNNREFGLLHNVDYGQRISTWTGPPTPDDMDELLSMRRKTKVFLAHPKAIAAFFRQCNKRGLVPGTASVDGHEVPAWRGVPIFPCSKIPVGEDHTSSIIALRTGEADQGVVGLYQTGIPEEYQPGLNVRFMGIDTAAIVNYLVTAYYSLAILVPDAAGILENVQIGRTAE
- a CDS encoding family 2 encapsulin nanocompartment cargo protein terpene cyclase; the protein is MSTPPASYTLPGPPDIAGSMRRERRTGAIPGLRHRPAAPADPQKAAEIDRRLETWARGLDLFPEAWKGDFSGFQFGRAVALQHPGALDLDRLTVAGQLLLAENVVDSCYCEEDEGRGGARRGLGGRLVMAQSALDPYHGIPELEEEWRQGMRADGPLRSYHFALTDYAAFATPSQTTRFVHDIARLHLGYLAEAAWAETRYVPRVWEYLVMRQFNNFRPCLSIVDAVDGYELPEQLYARPEVQRITALACNATTIVNDLYSFTKELASDPDHLNLPQVVAANERCGLKAAYLRSVEIHNRIMDAFEEESALLSAGSPLVERYAQGLAAWVSGNHEWHATNTHRYHLPDYW